The genomic interval GAGGCCCAACCGGCGGGCCGCTCGTGTGACGCTGGCCTCCTGGAGGAGCGCGTCGAGCGCGGGCAGGAGCGCGAGGTCGAACGATTTCATGACGTGAAAGGATAGCGAACCCATCGTTTCACGGGAGTGACCTTTCGTTCGAGGTCGTCGCCGGTGACGCCGTGCGGCACGAGGGCGCGAGCGCGCGCACCGACGGCCCGGTTTCGGCGTGGCCAAGGGCGCCCCGCGCGCCGTACATTAGGGCCCCTACGGAAGAGAACGGAGAGCCCATGTCCGACACGCCCGAGCCGCAACCGAAAGAAGACCGCCGCTTCGTCCCATCGAACGACTTCGTCGCGCGCGCGCGCGTCGGGTCCCACGCCGAGTACGTCTCGAAGCACGCGCTCTCGCTCGAGGATCCGGCGCGGTTCTGGGCCGAGGAGACACAAGATCTCGTGTTCCGCGAGACCTGGAAGGCCTTCTCGGAGTGGGACCTCCCGAACGCCAGGTTCTTCGTCGGCGCGAAGCTCAACGTGAGCGAGAGCTGCCTCGATCGTCACCTCGGGACGGCGGCCCGGCAGCGCGCGGCGATCGTGTTCGAGGGGGAGCCGGGCGACACGCGCACCCTCACCTACTTCGAGCTCCACCGCGAGGTCGTGCGCTTCGCCGCGGCGCTCGTCGACCTCGGCGTGAAGGCCGGGGACCGCGTCGCCATCTACATGGGCATGGTGCCCGAGGCCGCGATCGCCATGCTCGCGTGCGCACGGATCGGCGCTCCGCACAGCGTCGTGTTCGGCGGGTTCTCGGCCGAGGCCCTCCGCGACCGCATCAACGATCTCGGGGCCAAGGTGCTCGTCACCCAGGACGGGGCCTGGCGCCGGGGCAACGTGGTGCCCCTGAAGCAGATGGCCGACAAGGCCCTCACCGAGGCCAAGAGCGTCGAGCACGTCATCGTGTACGAGCGCATCGGCCAGCGGCTCGCGCCCTACACGCTCGAGCCCGGGCGCGACCACCAGTGGGACATGCTGCTCGCGCGCGCGCCGAGCCCCGAGGCCCTCGCGAAGGCCAAGAAGCCCGACGCCTTCGACGCCGAGCACCCGCTCTTCGTTCTCTACACCTCGGGCTCCACGGGGAAACCCAAGGGCGTGCTCCACACGAGCGCCGGGTACCTCGCGGGCGCGCACGTCTCGGCCAAGTACGTCTTCGACCTGAAAGACTCCGACCTTTACTGGTGCACGGCCGACGTGGGCTGGGTCACGGGGCACAGCTACATCGTGTACGGGCCGCTCTCGAACGGGGCCTCGTGCCTCATGTACGAGGGCGCCCCGAACTTCCCCGATCCGGCGCGCTTCTGGGGGATCATCGAGAAGCACGGCGTCACCATCCTCTACACGGCGCCCACGGCCATCCGCGCGTTCATCCGCTGGGGCGACGAGCACCCGCAGAAGCACGATCTCTCGAGCTTGCGGCTCCTCGGCTCGGTGGGCGAGCCCATCAACCCCGAGGCGTGGACGTGGTACCACCGCGTGATCGGCGGAGGTCGCTGCCCGATCGTCGACACGTGGTGGCAGACCGAGACCGGCAGCATCATGCTCACGACGCTTCCGGGCGCGTGTTACTCGAAGCCTGGCTCCACAGGGCTGCCCATGTTCGGGGTCGACATCCAGGTCGTGCACGACGACGGAAAGCCGTGCGCGGCCGGAGAGAGCGGGAAGCTCGTCGTGCGAAGGCCGTGGCCGTCGATGGCGCGCACCCTCTACGGCGACGACGCGCGCTTCAAGGAGAGCTACTGGTCGCAGATGCCCGGTGTCTACTTCACGGGCGACGGCGCGCGCTGCGACGGGGACGGTTATTTCTGGGTCACGGGCCGGGTCGACGACGTGCTCAACGTCGCCGGGCATCGCATCGGGACCGCCGAGATCGAGAGCGCGCTCGTGAGCCACCCCGCGGTCGCCGAGGCCGCCGCCGTGGGCCGCCCCGACGAGCTCAAGGGCCAAGCGCTCGTCGTGTTCGTGACGCTCAAGACCGGGCAGGTGGCCGACAAGGCCATGAAGGGCAAGCTCGCCGAGCACATCGACAAGGAGATCGGCAAGTTCGCCCGCCCCGACGAGGTCCGCTTCGCCGACGCTCTCCCGAAGACACGCAGCGGGAAGATCATGCGCCGGCTCCTCAAGGAGATCGCCTCGGGTGCGCTCGAGACGAAGGGCGACACGTCGACGCTCGAAGATCTCTCGGTCCTCGCGAAGCTCCGCGCGAACGACGAAGCCTGATCCTTCACCTTACGACGGACAAAGGAAAGGCCCCGAATTTCGGGGCCTTTTCGCGCATTTAGAGATGCCCTGGTCTCAGTAGCGGCCGCCTCGGCCACCGCGATCGCCGCCGCGCTCACCACGGTCACGGCCGCCACCACCACCGCCGCCGTAGCCGCCGCGACCACCGCCGCCACCGCCGCCGTAGCCACCACCACCACCGCCGCCGTACCCACCGCCGCCACCGCCGCCGCCGAAGCTACGACCGCCGCCGCCGCCGCCGCGAGCCTGGCGCTCCTCGGCCTCGTTGACGCGGAGGGGGCGACCCTCGAGGACGGCGCCGTTCAGCTTCTGGATGGCGGCCTGCGCGAGGGTCGCGTCGGCCATGGTGACGAACCCGAACCCGCGGGATTGACCCGTCGCGCGGTCCATCACGACATGCACGTCCGTGACCTCGCCCACTTCGGCGAACGCGGACCGGAGCACGTCTCCGGTCGTGTGAAACGAAAGATTGCCCACGTAAAGTCGGTTGCTCATGCCGCGTTCTCTCCGAGAGGGGTCA from Myxococcales bacterium carries:
- a CDS encoding RNA-binding protein, which codes for MSNRLYVGNLSFHTTGDVLRSAFAEVGEVTDVHVVMDRATGQSRGFGFVTMADATLAQAAIQKLNGAVLEGRPLRVNEAEERQARGGGGGGRSFGGGGGGGGYGGGGGGGYGGGGGGGRGGYGGGGGGGRDRGERGGDRGGRGGRY
- the acs gene encoding acetate--CoA ligase; this encodes MSDTPEPQPKEDRRFVPSNDFVARARVGSHAEYVSKHALSLEDPARFWAEETQDLVFRETWKAFSEWDLPNARFFVGAKLNVSESCLDRHLGTAARQRAAIVFEGEPGDTRTLTYFELHREVVRFAAALVDLGVKAGDRVAIYMGMVPEAAIAMLACARIGAPHSVVFGGFSAEALRDRINDLGAKVLVTQDGAWRRGNVVPLKQMADKALTEAKSVEHVIVYERIGQRLAPYTLEPGRDHQWDMLLARAPSPEALAKAKKPDAFDAEHPLFVLYTSGSTGKPKGVLHTSAGYLAGAHVSAKYVFDLKDSDLYWCTADVGWVTGHSYIVYGPLSNGASCLMYEGAPNFPDPARFWGIIEKHGVTILYTAPTAIRAFIRWGDEHPQKHDLSSLRLLGSVGEPINPEAWTWYHRVIGGGRCPIVDTWWQTETGSIMLTTLPGACYSKPGSTGLPMFGVDIQVVHDDGKPCAAGESGKLVVRRPWPSMARTLYGDDARFKESYWSQMPGVYFTGDGARCDGDGYFWVTGRVDDVLNVAGHRIGTAEIESALVSHPAVAEAAAVGRPDELKGQALVVFVTLKTGQVADKAMKGKLAEHIDKEIGKFARPDEVRFADALPKTRSGKIMRRLLKEIASGALETKGDTSTLEDLSVLAKLRANDEA